Part of the bacterium genome, GCAATACCGATTGAGTTAGCGTGAGCGATACCAAAACGCGGTTTTTTTCTGTTTTTGGTGGTTGCTTTGACAAGGTCCATCACTTTACGCAGGGCATTGGAGTGACCGAAAGCCTTGGCGATGGGTACCACGGCGCCATCTTGTACAGTTAGCACTGGGCGAATGTTTAATAATTTGGCGATGGCTCCGCGTGCTTTACTTACGCGGCCGCCTTTGATGAGATAGTCCATGGTCTGCACGCTGATAAATACTTTCATGTTATTGCGGCAGTACTCCAGATGCTGAATGATTTTTTCAACCGGCGCGTTTTCGCGAATCATCGGCTCGATTTCTCGCACCATGACTCCGATACCGACGGATGCGCTCATCGAATCAAAACAAAATATTTTATCTTGGGCTACCTGACGTGCCATACTGAGGGCGCCTTGATACGTGCCGCTGAGTTTGGATGAAAGGTGAATGGAAATTACGTTTTTGTAAATTTGTAAAAGGCGTTCGTACGATTCTTTAAATTTAGCCGGCGTCGGTTGCGAAGATTTGGGATGATCCGGTGAAGACGTCAATTTTTCATAAAATTTCTTCGGTGTCAAAGTAAGGCGGTCTATATAAATCTGTTCACCAAAATGTACATTGAGTGGAATGACATGAATGTGATTTCGACGGATATATTCGAGCGGGAGATCGCAGCACGAATCGATGGCAATCGCCGTGTCTTGAACATTCTCGGAGTGCGCATTGAGAAACTGCTGTTTCATATCGTCTATTTTGGTAGAAATCACGTGTCCATGATCGGCTAATACTTCAAATACGTCTTCCGGCGTATTGGAGTGCAAATGGATTTTGACTTTTTTGGTTGAGCCGGCCACAATCAGGGAATCGCCGAACTGGTTGAGACTTTCGCGGATTTTTTCGC contains:
- a CDS encoding DegV family EDD domain-containing protein encodes the protein MRLKIKYLDGIRLKRSVIAGCNHVINKKEYLNNINVFPVPDGDTGTNMASTLKNIAETVEKEELHEIDSMAIVLADSALMGARGNSGVIMAQFFQGMNEGLQGSAKCTTKKFSDAVQKATKSAWSAISNPVEGTILSVIRDWGKSVEKNADKTDDFSELFRESLADAKQSLANTPKQMAALAKAGVVDAGAQGFVTMLEGVLDFIENGRISDIKRQGLSETEDEAMEAHIDEHAFEEITYQFCTECLLVGENMDREKIRESLNQFGDSLIVAGSTKKVKIHLHSNTPEDVFEVLADHGHVISTKIDDMKQQFLNAHSENVQDTAIAIDSCCDLPLEYIRRNHIHVIPLNVHFGEQIYIDRLTLTPKKFYEKLTSSPDHPKSSQPTPAKFKESYERLLQIYKNVISIHLSSKLSGTYQGALSMARQVAQDKIFCFDSMSASVGIGVMVREIEPMIRENAPVEKIIQHLEYCRNNMKVFISVQTMDYLIKGGRVSKARGAIAKLLNIRPVLTVQDGAVVPIAKAFGHSNALRKVMDLVKATTKNRKKPRFGIAHANSIGIADWYATQLSRYYEIDRDDILITDVSTVIATHAGPGAAAIAVLSDP